In a genomic window of Quercus lobata isolate SW786 chromosome 4, ValleyOak3.0 Primary Assembly, whole genome shotgun sequence:
- the LOC115986239 gene encoding L-tryptophan--pyruvate aminotransferase 1-like encodes MVSTKSLVAAISIKCNSDDKCSLASANGTRTSSLSSSDSVLNLSLGDPMMFEPFWKKMSDKYNVTIGGGDLMSYFSDGNNVCWFLEPELGAAIRRLHGVVGNAVTDDRYIVVGTGSSQLFQALLYAFTTPGGPEPVSVVSSAPYYSAYAEVVGFLRSELYKWEGDAYKFDKKGAYIEVVNSPNKPDGTLREAVVMNRTGNGNGKLIYDFAYYWPQFTAITGAADYDNMLFTISKCTGHAGSRIGWALVKDKDIAKKMTEYITISSIGISKESQFRAAKIIEVVCNGSQKVGSVKSENFFEYGRKILSERWQKLRETIQNSEYLILSRYPQEHCLFSGKLAETLSAYAWLESKDDTKDCNEFLRGLKIVGKSGKICGAHQKFARVNLMCREEEFNQFIERLSATRGKEVINGH; translated from the exons ATGGTATCTACAAAGTCTCTAGTAGCAGCCATATCCATCAAGTGCAATTCTGATGATAAATGCTCGTTGGCCTCAGCTAATGGCACAAGGACTTCCAGTCTTAGCTCTTCAGACTCGGTTCTCAATCTTAGTTT GGGTGATCCAATGATGTTTGAGCCATTCTGGAAAAAGATGAGTGATAAGTATAATGTGACAATTGGTGGGGGTGACTTAATGAGCTATTTCAGTGATGGTAACAATGTATGCTGGTTTTTGGAGCCTGAACTGGGCGCAGCAATAAGGAGATTGCATGGTGTGGTGGGAAATGCAGTGACTGATGATAGGTACATTGTGGTAGGGACAGGATCATCACAGCTCTTCCAAGCTTTGCTTTACGCTTTCACGACTCCTGGTGGCCCTGAGCCAGTCAGTGTTGTGTCTTCTGCTCCTTACTACTCG GCATATGCTGAAGTGGTAGGTTTCCTAAGGTCAGAGCTGTACAAATGGGAGGGTGATGCATATAAGTTTGACAAGAAAGGAGCATACATAGAGGTGGTGAATTCACCAAACAAACCAGATGGAACTCTTAGAGAAGCTGTGGTGATGAACCGTACTGGCAATGGAAATGGAAAACTAATCTATGACTTTGCTTACTACTGGCCACAGTTCACAGCTATTACTGGCGCAGCTGATTATGATAACATGCTCTTTACGATTTCCAAATGCACAGGACATGCCGGTTCCCGCATTGG ttgggctCTTGTTAAGGATAAAGATATTGCTAAGAAGATGACTGAATACATAACGATCAGCTCAATCGGCATATCAAAAGAATCACAGTTCAGGGCTGCAAAAATCATAGAAGTAGTTTGTAATGGCAGCCAAAAAGTTGGGTCTGTCAAATCAGAGAACTTCTTTGAATATGGGCGAAAAATACTATCTGAAAGAtggcaaaaattaagggaaacTATTCAAAATAGTGAATATCTGATTTTGTCCAGGTATCCACAAGAGCACTGCCTCTTCAGTGGCAAGCTTGCTGAAACATTGTCCG CCTACGCATGGTTGGAGAGTAAAGATGACACAAAGGATTGTAACGAATTTTTAAGAGGATTAAAGATCGTTGGAAAAAGTGGGAAGATTTGCGGTGCCCATCAAAAGTTTGCAAGGGTTAACTTGATGTGCAGGGAAGAGGAGTTTAACCAATTCATAGAAAGACTATCGGCCACTAGGGGCAAGGAGGTTATCAATGGACATTAG